One window from the genome of Epinephelus moara isolate mb chromosome 5, YSFRI_EMoa_1.0, whole genome shotgun sequence encodes:
- the LOC126390887 gene encoding ankyrin-2-like, protein MSSSPEGSLSRGGGSDRDLKMASSNSTSPEGGPPPPLHQNRIRQSDSNTSFLRAARAGNIDKVLDFLKNGVDISTCNQNGLNALHLAAKEGHKDLVEELLERGAPVDSATKKGNTALHIASLAGQKEVVRLLVKRGADVNSQSQNGFTPLYMAAQENHLEVVRYMLENDGNQSIATEDGFTPLAIALQQGHNSVVSLLLEHDTKGKVRLPALHIAARKDDTKSAALLLQNDHNADVQSKMMVNRTTESGFTPLHIAAHYGNVNVSTLLLNRGAAVDFTARNGITPLHVASKRGNTNMVALLLDRGAQIDAKTRDGLTPLHCAARSGHDPAVEILLERGAPILARTKNGLSPLHMSAQGDHIECVKLLLQHKAPVDDVTLDYLTALHVAAHCGHYRVTKLLLDKKANPNARALNGFTPLHIACKKNRVKVMELLVKYGASIQAITESGLTPIHVAAFMGHLNIVLLLLQNGASPDVRNIRGETALHMAARAGQMEVVRCLLRNGALVDAIAREDQTPLHISSRLGKTDIVQLLLQHMAHPDAATTNGYTPLHISAREGQVETAAVLLEAGASHSLATKKGFTPLHVAAKYGSLDVAKLLLQRKALPDDAGKNGLTPLHVAAHYDNQEVALLLLDKGASPHATAKNGYTPLHIAAKKNQTNIALALLQYGAETNVLTKQGVSPLHLAAQEGHAEMASLLLVKGAHVNTATKTGLTPLHLAAQEDRVSAAEVLTKHDANLDQQTKLGYTPLIVACHYGNAKMVNFLLQQGASVNAKTKNGYTPLHQAAQQGNTHIINVLLQHGAKPNATTVNGNTALSIARRLGYISVVDTLKVVTEEVITTTTTVTEKHKLNVPETMTEILDVSDEEALRLEDEPLSEMSVELEGEDTMTGDGGEYLRAEDLRELGDDSLPGHYLDGFSYMSHNLDRPQHTPIHQSYHQREGVLIEDMLTSHQVSALSREHDKDSFRLSWGAEHLDNVVLSSSLLHSGRSSPCLDHDNSSFLVSFMVDARGGAMRGCRHNGLRIIVPPRKCSAPTRVTCRLVKRHRLASMPPMVEGEGLAGRIIEVGPTGAQFLGKLHLPTAPPPLNEGESLVSRILQLGPPGTKFLGPVIVEIPHFAALRGTERELVILRSETGESWREHHCDFTEEELNQILNGMDEKLDSPEELEKKRICRIITRDFPQYFAVVSRIKQDSHLIGPEGGVLSSTLVPQVQAVFPEGALTKKIRVGLQAQPIDVEVVKKILGNKATFSAIVTLEPRRRKFHKPITMTIPIPKSSNSDASSGVYSGETPTLRLLCSITGGTTPAQWEDITGSTPLTFVNQCVSFTTNVSARFWLIDCRQTQESVSFGSQLYREIICVPYMAKFVIFAKTLDPIEARLRCFCMTDDKMDKTLEQQENFTEVARSRDVEVKAATVRISSTAGLRLI, encoded by the exons TCTGACAGCAACACCAGTTTCCTGCGGGCTGCCAGAGCGGGAAACATTGACAAAGTCCTGGACTTCCTGAAAAATGGAGTAGACATCAGCACCTGTAACCAG AATGGTTTGAATGCACTACATCTGGCAGCGAAGGAGGGACACAAGGACTTAGTGGAGGAGCTGTTGGAGAGGGGAGCACCTGTTGACTCAGCAACcaag AAAGGAAACACTGCCCTCCATATTGCCTCACTGGCTGGACAAAAAGAAGTAGTCAGACTActggtgaagagaggagcagatgtCAACTCTCAGTCACAG AATGGCTTTACTCCACTCTACATGGCAGCCCAAGAGAATCACTTGGAGGTGGTGCGATATATGTTGGAAAATGATGGGAACCAAAGCATTGCAACAGAG gatggcttCACTCCACTGGCCATCGCTCTCCAGCAGGGCCACAACTCAGTGGTCTCCCTGCTGCTGGAGCACGACACCAAGGGTAAGGTCCGCCTCCCGGCCCTGCACATCGCAGCCCGCAAAGACGACACAAAGTCTGCCGCACTGCTGCTCCAGAACGACCACAACGCTGATGTCCAGTCTAAG ATGATGGTCAATAGAACCACAGAG AGTGGGTTTACCCCTCTGCACATCGCAGCTCACTATGGTAACGTGAATGTCTCCACCCTGTTGCTgaacagaggagctgctgtggACTTCACAGCCAGG AATGGGATAACGCCTCTCCATGTGGCGTCCAAGAGAGGCAACACCAACATGGTGGCCCTGCTGTTGGACCGTGGGGCTCAGATAGATGCTAAAACCAGG GATGGGCTGACCCCCCTGCACTGTGCAGCCAGGAGTGGACACGACCCAGCAGTGGAAATTCTGCTGGAGAGAGGAGCTCCCATCTTAGCCAGAACTAAG AACGGACTCTCGCCTCTGCACATGTCTGCCCAGGGAGACCACATAGAGTGTGTTAAACTCCTGCTGCAGCACAAGGCGCctgttgatgatgtcacactggaCTACCTCACAGCGCTGCACGTCGCAGCTCACTGCGGCCACTACAGAGTCACCAAGCTTCTGCTGGACAAGAAGGCCAATCCCAATGCTAGAGCACTG AATGGTTTCACTCCTCTCCATATCGCTTGTAAGAAGAACAGGGTGAAGGTGATGGAACTGTTGGTCAAATACGGAGCCTCCATTCAGGCCATCACTGAG TCTGGCCTGACTCCCATCCATGTAGCTGCCTTCATGGGCCACCTCAACATCGTTTTACTTCTGCTACAAAACGGAGCATCTCCTGACGTCCGTAACATT CGTGGTGAGACAGCTCTCCATATGGCAGCACGAGCAGGTCAAATGGAAGTGGTTCGCTGCTTGCTGAGGAACGGAGCGTTGGTGGATGCCATAGCCAGG GAGGACCAAACTCCCCTCCACATATCATCCCGTTTGGGGAAAACTGACATAGTCCagttgctgctgcagcacatGGCACATCCAGATGCCGCCACCACCAACGGCTACACTCCCCTCCACATTTCCGCCAGGGAGGGCCAGGTAGAAACTGCTGCGGTGCTGCTAGAGGCTGGAGCTTCACACTCACTGGCCACGAAG AAAGGATTCACTCCACTACATGTAGCAGCTAAGTATGGAAGTCTCGATGTAGCAAAACTTCTCCTTCAACGCAAAGCTCTTCCTGATGATGCTGGCAAG AATGGCTTGACTCCGCTACATGTGGCAGCTCATTATGACAACCAAGAAGTAGCTCTGCTTCTGCTGGATAAAGGAGCATCGCCTCATGCTACGGCAAAG AATGGCTACACTCCTCTCCACATCGCAGCCAAAAAGAATCAGACGAACATCGCATTAGCGCTGCTGCAGTATGGAGCAGAGACCAATGTCCTGACCAAGCAGGGAGTCAGCCCTCTACACCTGGCAGCCCAGGAAGGACACGCTGAGATGGCCAGCCTGCTGCTGGTCAAAGGAGCTCACGTCAACACAGCCACCAAG ACCGGACTGACACCACTGCATCTCGCAGCCCAAGAGGACAGGGTCAGTGCAGCAGAAGTACTCACCAAACATGATGCCAACTTGGATCAGCAAACTAag CTCGGATATACCCCTCTAATAGTGGCCTGTCACTATGGAAATGCTAAGATGGTGAACTTCCTGTTACAGCAAGGTGCTAGCGTCAATGCCAAAACAAAG AATGGATACACACCACTTCACCAGGCAGCACAACAAGGgaacacacacattattaatGTGTTGCTACAACATGGAGCCAAGCCCAATGCTACTACAGTG AATGGAAACACTGCTCTGTCCATTGCCAGACGTCTGGGTTACATCTCTGTCGTGGACACATTAAAAGTCGTCACTGAGGAGGTCATCACTACCACAACG ACGgtcacagagaaacacaagctTAATGTTCCTGAGACCATGACTGAGATCCTTGATGTGTCTGATGAAGAAG CTCTGAGGCTGGAAGACGAGCCATTATCTGAGATGTCTGTGGAGCTGGAAG GTGAGGACACGATGACAGGTGACGGAGGAGAGTATCTGAGAGCAGAGGATCTAAGAGAGCTGGGAGATGACTCTCTGCCAGGACACTACCTGGACGGGTTCAGCTACATGAGCCACAACCTGGACAG GCCACAGCACACTCCCATTCACCAAAGTTACCATCAGAGAGAGGGAGTTCTCATCGAAGATATGCTTACAAGCCACCAG GTGTCGGCACTGTCTAGAGAGCACGACAAGGACTCATTCCGTCTGAGCTGGGGTGCTGAGCACCTTGATAATGTCGTGCTGTCCTCCAGTCTGCTTCACTCTGg CCGTTCCTCTCCGTGCCTAGACCATGACAACAGCAG CTTCCTGGTTAGCTTCATGGTAGATGCCAGGGGCGGGGCCATGCGTGGCTGCCGTCACAACGGCCTGCGAATCATTGTGCCACCAAGAAAGTGTTCTGCACCCACGCGGGTGACGTGCAGGCTGGTGAAGAGACACCGTCTGGCCTCTATGCCTCCTATGGTGGAGGGTGAGGGGCTGGCTGGTCGCATCATTGAAGTGGGACCCACTGGAGCCCAGTTCTTGGG TAAGCTCCACCTTCCTACAGCTCCGCCCCCTCTAAATGAGGGTGAGAGCCTGGTCAGTCGCATCCTGCAGCTGGGTCCTCCAGGAACCAAGTTCCTCGG GCCTGTGATTGTGGAGATTCCCCATTTTGCAGCCCTGCGGGGAACAGAAAGAGAGCTAGTGATCTTGAGGAGTGAGACGGGGGAGAGCTGGAGGGAACACCACTGTGACTTCACTGAAGAGGAATTGAACCAGATACTGAATGGCATGGATGAAA AACTTGATTCCCCTGAGGAGcttgaaaagaaaagaatatgCCGTATCATCACCCGAGACTTCCCACAATATTTTGCGGTGGTGTCACGGATAAAGCAGGACAGTCATTTGATTGGACCAGAGGGCGGGGTCCTCAGTAGCACTCTTGTTCCCCAGGTCCAGGCTGTCTTCCCTGAAGGAGCACTCACCAAGAAGATCAGAGTTGGGCTTCAG GCTCAGCCCATTGATGTTGAGGTGGTAAAAAAGATTCTTGGTAACAAGGCCACATTCAGCGCAATCGTCACACTGGAGCCAAGACGGAGGAAGTTCCACAAACCAATCACCATGACGATCCCTATTCCCAAGAGCTCAAATAGTGACGCATCAAGTGGAGTGTACAGTGGGGAGACACCCACCTTACGTTTGCTTTGCAGCATTACAG GTGGAACCACTCCTGCCCAGTGGGAGGACATCACTGGCTCCACGCCTCTCACATTTGTTAACCAATGTGTTTCTTTCACCACAAATGTGTCAGCGAG GTTCTGGCTGATTGACTGCAGACAGACCCAGGAGTCTGTTAGTTTTGGCTCTCAGCTGTACAGAGAGATCATTTGTGTTCCATACATGGCCAAGTTTGTGATTTTTGCAAAGACGCTGGACCCCATTGAGGCCCGCTTACGCTGTTTCTGCATGACGGACGACAAGATGGACAAGACACTAGAGCAGCAAGAGAACTTCACTGAAGTTGCCCGTAGCCGAGATGTTGAG GTTAAAGCAGCCACAGTTCGCATCAGCAGCACAGCAGGGCTGCGGCTCATCTAG